In Halorubrum sp. PV6, a single window of DNA contains:
- a CDS encoding sulfite exporter TauE/SafE family protein, whose protein sequence is MTLSSLLGTDVLLFLAIGLLGGAHCIGMCGPLVTVYAGRMREGTERADGGSTATDATGAARRDSHLTTYEVRQHALFNLGRAVSYATIGAALGALGGAVLVTTATLTGAAEAVRGVVGLGVGAAVILIGVRYALGGATGGVHLPGLQRVTGWLTGHVDRLANGPGIVGLGAVHGLLPCPILYPAYLYAFASGSAVGGAVALGALGIGTMPAVFLYGTVIESIDAVHRRRVHRLLGVAFVALGYVLFAHGLMAVGIHVPHPMFPFWNPLDVAAAGHGGM, encoded by the coding sequence ATGACCCTCTCGTCGCTCCTCGGGACCGACGTCCTGCTGTTCCTCGCCATCGGCCTGCTCGGCGGCGCCCACTGTATCGGGATGTGCGGCCCGCTCGTCACGGTGTACGCCGGTCGGATGCGCGAGGGGACCGAACGCGCCGACGGCGGGAGCACGGCGACCGACGCGACCGGGGCCGCTCGCCGCGACAGCCACCTCACGACCTACGAGGTCCGCCAGCACGCGCTGTTCAACCTCGGCCGCGCGGTGAGTTACGCGACCATCGGCGCGGCGCTCGGCGCGCTCGGCGGCGCCGTCCTCGTGACGACCGCCACGCTGACGGGCGCGGCGGAGGCGGTCCGGGGCGTCGTCGGTCTGGGCGTCGGCGCCGCCGTCATCCTCATCGGGGTCCGGTACGCGCTCGGCGGCGCGACCGGCGGCGTTCACCTGCCCGGACTCCAGCGGGTCACCGGCTGGCTCACCGGCCACGTCGACCGCCTCGCCAACGGGCCGGGGATCGTCGGCCTCGGCGCGGTCCACGGCCTGCTCCCCTGCCCGATCCTCTACCCGGCGTACCTCTACGCGTTCGCCAGCGGCTCCGCCGTCGGCGGCGCGGTCGCGCTCGGCGCGCTCGGCATCGGGACGATGCCCGCCGTCTTCCTGTACGGAACCGTCATCGAGAGCATCGACGCCGTCCACCGCCGGCGGGTCCACCGGCTGCTCGGGGTCGCCTTCGTGGCGCTGGGCTACGTCCTGTTCGCCCACGGGCTGATGGCGGTCGGCATCCACGTGCCGCACCCGATGTTCCCCTTCTGGAACCCGCTCGACGTCGCGGCCGCCGGCCACGGGGGGATGTGA